The DNA region GTGTCCGGGGACGTGGACCCACTTGTAGGAGTAGTGGTGCTTGAAGTGGCCCTTGTGCCAGGTACCGTGCTTGTCGTAGTGGCCCTTGTGCCAGGTCTTGTGATGGACCTGCTTCTTCTCCCAGTGGCCCTTGACCCACTTCTTCTCCCAGTGGCCCTTCTTCCACTCGCACCTGTCATGGTGGTCGCCAGCGACCACGGTGACGGCAGACGTGGGCGCGGGAGCCGCGCTGGCGGTGCCGGACATGCCGAGCGCGGCGCCTCCGGCCAGCAGTCCCGTCGCGGCGGCTCCGGCCACCATGCGGCGGACTCGCATGGATGCGGTCATCGACGCATCTCCTTTGAAAGTTGAGCGATGAGCACATTGAGGAGGTGTCCTTTTCCGACCCGCCCGGTCATGCAGGTGGCACGGCCGGGTTGTGGGGAGGAGCGTTGCCTTTCGCCTCGCTGTGCCGGACATGAGGGATTCGAAGCCGACGGGAGGACGGATGAGGAAACAGGGCGAGAATCTCGCAACTGTGCAGAACATCCACTGACGGAGTGGGATGAGCGATATGTTCGCGGCTCGCGATGCCTGCTGACGGTGGGAGTCGCGTCACTCTAAGTGATAAGATCTTTTGTCCCGCGGCGCTGCCTTCGATCGAGACTCGGCTGGCTCGGCGCTGCGCCAGGTTGCGACACAATCCCCGGTGCGTTCCTCTCAACAGTCTGTTACTGCTCCTGAAGGAGCGAGGATGCGATCGCTCCTGAGAGGCGAACCGTGAACGAGCCGTCCGCCCCGATCCAGGTTGCAGGGGTGGAGCAATCGGGATGCAGCTTCGTGCCATCTGCCGGTTCTGTGGCTACGAATCATTTGCAAAGGGTGCTTTTGCACCGACTGATTCGTTCAGAGGAGCGGTCATGCCTGCCACCGCATCAGCGCCGGCGACGGCGCAGCACGCCGTCGCCCTGCCGAAGGGTCTGCGCGCCCCGGCTGTCGCCCGCCGTATCGCCGAACGGTGGCTGAAGGCCACCGAACCGTCCGACCATGTGCAAGACGCGGTGCTCGTTGTCTCTGAACTGGTGACCAACGTCGTCCGTCACACCCATGACTCGTGCCGGTTGACGCTCACCGTTCAGGATGGGCAGTTGGACATCGCTGTCGCCGACCAAAGCGAGGACTTGCCCGACCTTCGACAGCAGACGACCGGGGACGAGCACGGCGGCTTCGGTATGGGAATCGTCCGCCAGCTGGGCGGGCAGGTCACCGTGGTCCCCGCAATCGGTGGCAAGACGGTGCACGTCCTGCTCGAGCTGGACCCGTGAGCGCAACACCCAACGCCGGGTGCGCCCAACAGCTCCCGCACCGCTCAGCGCAGGTCTCACTCTCCTGCCACGGCCGCCCTGCACCTTCCGCTGACCGATGCCAGGGTCAGACCCGGGCGGGCGGCGGGACAGGATCAGCTGAGAGCACCAGGTTAAGGAGAGCAGGGCTTGCTGCACAGAACCGAACCGAACCCGCGAGCGGAGGACCTGCTGACCCGTGTGGCCGGTGGTGACAAGGACGCGTTCGCCGGAGTCTATGACGCCTTCTCTGCCACGGTCATGGGACTGGCCCGCCGGATTTTGCGGGATGCCGCTCAGGCAGAGGAGGTGACCCAGGACGTCATGGTCGAGGTCTGGCGCACCGCGGACCGCTACAACCCCGAGCGCGGGACGGCCAAAGCGTGGGTACTCACCCTCGCACATCGCCGCGCGGTCGACCGGGTACGTGCCGCCCATGCCAGCTCGGAACGCGAGCAGCGCGCCGGCCAGCTCCTTTCCGAACGAGCCTTCGACCAGGTCGCGGAAACCGTCCAGGAGCATGACGAGCAGCGGCGTATCTACCGCTGCCTGGCCGCGCTGACCCGCCTGCAGCGGGTCCCTTTGGTGCTCGCCTTCTACCAGGGCCTGACCTACCTCGAAGTGGCCGAGGCGCTGTCCACCCCCGAGGGCACGGTGAAGTCCCGCATGCGCGCGGGCCTGCGGCAGCTGCGCGCCTGCCTGGAGGCCGGCACATGACGCCCGAGGAAGATCCGCACCTCGCCGCCGGCGCCTACGTCCTGCACGCCCTGCCCCCGGCTGAGGAAGCCGCGTTCGAAAACCATCTCGCCGGCTGCGAGGACTGCCGAGCGGACGTTGCCGCCTTCATGGAGATCACCGCCAGCCTCGCCAGTGCAGAGAATGCCGCTGTACGGCCGCAACTGCGCGCCCGCGCCCTTGACGCCATCAGCCGGATCCCTCAGGACCAACCTCGTCATCCGTACCCGGTGGCCAGGTACCGTGCTGTGCGCTTCGCACTGGCTGTAAGCATCGCCGCAACTGCCCTTCTCGGCGGCGTCGCCGCATGGCAGTACTCCCAAGCCGACGAGGCCCGCGTCCAGTCCGCCCGAGCACACACCGCCAACCGTGCACTCACCGACGTCGTGACCGCGCCCGACGCCACCCTGCACACCGGTACGCTGACCGGCGGAGGCACGGCAGCTGTCGTCGTATCCCGATCCAAGGCCCGGGCGGTCTTCGCCGCTGACGACCTTCCAGTGCTGGCTGAAGACAAGGTCTACGAACTCTG from Streptomyces sp. ALI-76-A includes:
- a CDS encoding ATP-binding protein, with amino-acid sequence MPATASAPATAQHAVALPKGLRAPAVARRIAERWLKATEPSDHVQDAVLVVSELVTNVVRHTHDSCRLTLTVQDGQLDIAVADQSEDLPDLRQQTTGDEHGGFGMGIVRQLGGQVTVVPAIGGKTVHVLLELDP
- a CDS encoding anti-sigma factor; the protein is MTPEEDPHLAAGAYVLHALPPAEEAAFENHLAGCEDCRADVAAFMEITASLASAENAAVRPQLRARALDAISRIPQDQPRHPYPVARYRAVRFALAVSIAATALLGGVAAWQYSQADEARVQSARAHTANRALTDVVTAPDATLHTGTLTGGGTAAVVVSRSKARAVFAADDLPVLAEDKVYELWYAAEAGDLRPAGLLPGTAERPSRVLEGPLAGAVAVGITIEPAGGSRQPTTDPLALIAITA
- the sigK gene encoding ECF RNA polymerase sigma factor SigK translates to MLHRTEPNPRAEDLLTRVAGGDKDAFAGVYDAFSATVMGLARRILRDAAQAEEVTQDVMVEVWRTADRYNPERGTAKAWVLTLAHRRAVDRVRAAHASSEREQRAGQLLSERAFDQVAETVQEHDEQRRIYRCLAALTRLQRVPLVLAFYQGLTYLEVAEALSTPEGTVKSRMRAGLRQLRACLEAGT